A section of the Carassius auratus strain Wakin unplaced genomic scaffold, ASM336829v1 scaf_tig00215695, whole genome shotgun sequence genome encodes:
- the LOC113095377 gene encoding filament-like plant protein 1 — protein MELEAIYENVKHRDVQNTTTPQSHSQDEGNNLKHRGNRCLVLITVSLALICVLLLVFIILQQTTITAERDLIKSYKSTVKEFNTTISSLQDKYTDVKMEKDQMQNNFNSLSQKKLKLETRVNNLTAEKSQLQSNFNSLSRKKLDLETRVNNLIAEKSQLQSNFNSLSQKKLELETRVNSLTAEKSQLQSNFNSLSRKKLDLETRVNNLTAEKSQLQSNFNSLSRKKLELETRVNSLIAEKSQLQSNFNSLSQKKLELETRVNSLIAEKSQLQSNFNSLSKKKQELESAQMKREYKQGSTRIERVSLADRRVEM, from the exons ATGGAATTAGAGgcaatttatgaaaatgttaaacaTAGAGATGTTCAGAACACAACTACACCTCAGAGTCACAGCCAGGATGAAGGAAATAATCTAAAACACA GAGGAAATCGATGTTTGGTGTTGATCACAGTGAGTCTGGCGCTCATTTGTGTTCTTCTGCTGGTCTTCATCATACTGCAGCAGACCACCATCACAGCAGAGAGAGACCTGATAAAGAGTTACAAGAGCACAGTTAAAGAGTTCAATACAACTATCAGCAGCTTACAGGACAAATACACTGATGTCAAGATGGAAAAAGACCAAATGCAGAACAACTTCAACTCTTTGAGTCAGAAGAAACTGAAGCTCGAGACCAGAGTCAATAATCTCACTGCTGAGAAAAGCCAGTTACAGAGCAACTTCAACTCTTTGAGTCGGAAGAAACTGGACCTGGAGACCAGAGTCAATAATCTCATTGCTGAGAAAAGCCAGTTACAGAGCAACTTCAACTCTTTGAGTCAGAAGAAACTTGAGCTGGAGACCAGAGTCAATAGTCTCACTGCTGAGAAAAGCCAGTTACAGAGCAACTTCAACTCTTTGAGTCGGAAGAAACTGGACCTGGAGACCAGAGTCAATAATCTCACTGCTGAGAAAAGCCAGTTACAGAGCAACTTCAACTCTTTGAGTCGGAAGAAACTGGAGCTGGAGACCAGAGTCAATAGTCTCATTGCTGAGAAAAGCCAGTTACAGAGCAACTTCAACTCTTTGAGTCAGAAGAAACTGGAGCTGGAGACCAGAGTCAATAGTCTCATTGCTGAGAAAAGCCAGTTACAGAGCAACTTCAACTCTTTGAGTAAGAAGAAACAGGAGCTGGAGAGTGCTCAAATGAAGAGAGAATATAAACAAG ggagcacacgcattgaacgggtaagcctcgctgaccgtAGAGTGGAAAtgtaa